Proteins co-encoded in one Acidovorax sp. 69 genomic window:
- the glmU gene encoding bifunctional UDP-N-acetylglucosamine diphosphorylase/glucosamine-1-phosphate N-acetyltransferase GlmU: protein MTPLDILIMAAGKGTRMKSRIPKVLQRLAGRPLLHHVLDQAAHLQARSAIVITGHGATEVEAATAGAASAGGTFDLKFVRQEPQLGTGHAVQQAVPLLRDDGTVVVLSGDVPLTQADTLRALVDAGGAECLALLTVTLPDPTGYGRIVRNAEGAVQGIVEHKDASEAQRSITEVYSGIMAVPARRLTPWLARLTNTNAQGEYYLTDIVAMAVADGVPVVAHRISDALQVAGVNSPLQLAELERAHQLRQARALMEQGVRLADPARFDVRDDARTGLRGALVCAQDVEIDVNCVFTGRVELGEGVTIGAHCCIANATIAAGAVIHPYTHIDGEKLGATVGEGALIGPFARLRPGAQLGREVHIGNFVEVKNSTLADGAKANHLAYLGDATVGERVNYGAGSITANYDGANKHRTVIEADVHVGSNCVLVAPVTIGAGGTVGGGSTITKSTAPGALSVARGKQISIANWARPAKQAKP from the coding sequence ATGACCCCACTCGACATCCTCATCATGGCGGCCGGCAAAGGCACGCGCATGAAAAGCCGCATCCCCAAAGTGCTGCAGCGCCTGGCCGGGCGCCCGCTGCTGCACCATGTGCTCGACCAGGCCGCGCACCTTCAGGCGCGCAGCGCCATCGTCATCACCGGCCACGGCGCTACAGAAGTAGAAGCGGCTACCGCAGGTGCAGCAAGCGCTGGAGGCACTTTTGATCTGAAATTCGTGCGCCAGGAGCCTCAGCTGGGCACCGGACACGCCGTGCAGCAGGCCGTGCCGCTCCTGCGCGATGACGGCACGGTGGTGGTGCTGTCGGGCGACGTGCCGCTGACGCAGGCCGACACGCTGCGCGCGCTGGTGGATGCCGGTGGTGCGGAGTGCCTGGCGTTGCTCACCGTCACGCTGCCCGATCCCACCGGCTACGGCCGCATCGTGCGCAATGCCGAGGGCGCCGTGCAAGGCATCGTCGAACACAAGGACGCCAGCGAGGCCCAGCGCAGCATCACCGAGGTGTACAGCGGCATCATGGCTGTGCCCGCGCGGCGGCTCACGCCGTGGCTGGCGCGGCTGACCAATACCAACGCCCAGGGCGAGTACTACCTCACCGACATCGTCGCCATGGCCGTGGCCGACGGCGTGCCCGTGGTGGCGCACCGCATCAGCGATGCGCTGCAGGTGGCGGGCGTGAACAGCCCGCTGCAACTGGCCGAGCTGGAGCGCGCGCACCAATTGCGCCAAGCCCGCGCACTGATGGAGCAGGGCGTGCGCCTGGCCGACCCGGCACGGTTCGATGTGCGCGACGACGCCCGCACCGGCTTGCGCGGCGCGCTGGTGTGTGCGCAAGACGTCGAGATCGACGTGAACTGCGTCTTCACTGGCCGCGTGGAGCTGGGTGAGGGCGTGACCATTGGCGCGCACTGCTGCATCGCCAACGCGACCATTGCGGCGGGCGCGGTAATCCATCCTTACACCCACATCGATGGCGAGAAGCTGGGCGCCACGGTGGGCGAGGGCGCCCTCATCGGCCCCTTTGCCCGCCTGCGCCCCGGCGCCCAACTGGGCCGCGAGGTGCACATCGGCAACTTCGTGGAAGTGAAAAACAGCACGCTGGCCGATGGCGCCAAAGCCAACCACCTGGCCTACCTGGGCGACGCCACCGTGGGTGAGCGCGTGAACTACGGCGCGGGCAGCATCACCGCCAACTACGACGGCGCCAACAAGCACCGCACCGTGATCGAGGCCGATGTGCATGTGGGCAGCAACTGCGTGCTGGTGGCGCCCGTCACCATCGGCGCGGGTGGCACGGTGGGCGGTGGCAGCACCATCACCAAGAGCACGGCGCCGGGCGCATTGAGCGTGGCGCGGGGTAAGCAGATCAGCATTGCGAACTGGGCCCGGCCCGCCAAACAAGCCAAGCCATGA
- a CDS encoding ATP-binding protein: MNAPAANAEHELQLLRAELARSQQQVADMAAAQEEFLRAVSHDLRAPLRHVTSYGTLVREVLGDLPPEVLQGAEVQEALGFLATMDQSARRMGLMIDGLQALVHVGRAPLRVHAVPLGAAVAEARAAVARLEAGRAVEWCLGADLPTLHADPTLLQELLVQLLGNAIKFSRPVAQPCISVQADVAPAGYLAFKVQDNGVGFDPARAGALFGVFQRLHRETEFEGVGTGLALCRAIAQRHGGEITASALPGGGCTVRVQWPVQRS, from the coding sequence ATGAATGCGCCCGCCGCCAACGCCGAACACGAGTTGCAGTTACTGCGCGCCGAGCTGGCCCGCAGCCAGCAGCAAGTGGCCGACATGGCTGCCGCGCAGGAGGAGTTTCTGCGCGCGGTGTCGCACGACCTGCGCGCGCCGCTGCGGCATGTCACGTCGTACGGCACGCTGGTGCGCGAGGTGCTGGGCGACCTGCCGCCCGAGGTGTTGCAGGGCGCCGAGGTGCAGGAGGCGCTGGGTTTTCTGGCCACCATGGACCAGTCGGCACGCCGCATGGGGCTGATGATTGATGGCTTGCAAGCCCTGGTGCATGTGGGGCGTGCGCCGCTCCGGGTGCACGCAGTGCCATTGGGCGCGGCAGTAGCTGAAGCGCGTGCTGCCGTGGCGAGGCTGGAAGCGGGCCGTGCCGTCGAATGGTGCCTGGGCGCTGATTTGCCCACGCTGCACGCCGACCCCACGCTGCTGCAGGAACTGCTGGTGCAACTGCTGGGCAATGCGATCAAGTTCTCGCGCCCCGTGGCGCAGCCCTGCATTTCTGTGCAAGCCGATGTGGCGCCTGCGGGTTACCTGGCCTTCAAGGTGCAGGACAACGGCGTGGGATTTGACCCGGCGCGGGCGGGTGCCTTGTTCGGCGTGTTCCAGCGCCTGCACCGCGAGACCGAGTTTGAGGGGGTGGGAACAGGGCTGGCACTGTGCCGCGCGATTGCGCAGCGGCATGGTGGTGAGATCACCGCGTCGGCGTTGCCGGGCGGCGGTTGCACAGTGCGTGTGCAATGGCCTGTGCAGCGGTCGTAG
- a CDS encoding diguanylate cyclase — MPTPRRQMPRRIYPLRILGMGLGGMVVGMVLWERQASIYAWLAMVLPAFVWPHVAYLITRRSADPYRAETRNLLIDSAMAASFVPLIHFNLLPSVLLLTLTMVDKITTGVRGLWARSVPAMLAGGLVGAALAGLHWAPETSMRVMVACLPVMVLHTLSVSVVSYQLIRKTAQQNQMLDELRRVDALTGLFGRGHWQEQAEATLRRHHTTDEPACMLMLDIDHFKEINDTHGHTVGDEVIRALAHVVRGNVRAGDCAGRYGGDEFAIVLPGMLAKDALAIAHRIREQTEGVRLRSLPDLRITSSIGVAPADHRHNNLRAWIDAADAALYAAKHGGRNQVAGHIERELAPVV; from the coding sequence ATGCCCACACCCCGCCGCCAGATGCCCCGCCGTATCTACCCCCTGCGCATTCTGGGCATGGGGCTGGGCGGCATGGTCGTCGGCATGGTGCTGTGGGAGCGCCAGGCCAGCATCTACGCATGGTTGGCCATGGTGCTGCCCGCCTTTGTGTGGCCCCATGTGGCCTACCTGATCACACGGCGCAGTGCCGACCCGTACCGCGCTGAAACGCGCAATTTGCTCATCGACTCGGCCATGGCCGCCAGTTTTGTGCCCCTGATCCACTTCAACCTGCTGCCCAGCGTGCTGCTGCTGACGCTCACCATGGTGGACAAGATCACCACCGGCGTCCGCGGGCTGTGGGCGCGCTCGGTGCCTGCGATGCTCGCCGGGGGGCTGGTGGGCGCAGCGCTGGCGGGCCTGCACTGGGCACCAGAGACCTCTATGCGCGTCATGGTGGCGTGCTTGCCGGTGATGGTGCTGCACACCCTGTCCGTCAGCGTGGTCAGCTACCAGCTCATTCGCAAAACCGCACAGCAGAACCAGATGCTGGATGAATTGCGGCGTGTGGACGCGCTCACCGGCCTGTTCGGGCGTGGCCATTGGCAAGAGCAGGCCGAGGCCACACTGCGCCGCCACCACACCACCGACGAGCCCGCCTGCATGCTGATGCTGGACATTGACCACTTCAAGGAGATCAACGACACCCACGGCCACACCGTGGGCGACGAAGTGATCCGCGCGCTGGCGCACGTGGTGCGCGGCAACGTGCGCGCGGGCGACTGCGCGGGCCGCTACGGCGGCGACGAATTTGCCATCGTGCTGCCCGGCATGTTGGCCAAGGACGCGCTGGCCATTGCCCACCGCATTCGCGAACAAACCGAAGGCGTGCGCCTGCGCAGCCTGCCCGATCTGCGCATCACCAGCAGCATTGGCGTGGCGCCTGCCGACCACCGCCACAACAACCTGCGCGCCTGGATTGACGCGGCGGACGCGGCTTTGTACGCCGCCAAACACGGTGGACGCAACCAGGTGGCGGGACACATAGAGCGCGAGCTGGCGCCTGTGGTGTAA
- a CDS encoding Lrp/AsnC family transcriptional regulator, whose amino-acid sequence MESISLDTIDLQLLNLLQTDAAQSNQALAEQVHVSPPTCLRRVKRLHDAGLIERQVAILQPDRLAAIQGHGLACIVEVSLDRQGAEQLDAFEARAVADHAVQQCWRVSPGPDFVLVVHTRDMPGYLALSQRLFTGDANVRNVKAFFATRRAKFDTKVPVALIA is encoded by the coding sequence ATGGAATCCATATCACTCGACACCATTGACCTGCAGTTGCTCAACCTATTGCAAACCGACGCCGCGCAAAGCAACCAGGCCCTGGCCGAACAGGTTCATGTCTCGCCACCCACCTGCCTGCGACGCGTCAAGCGCCTGCACGATGCCGGACTGATCGAGCGCCAGGTCGCCATCCTGCAACCCGACCGGCTGGCCGCCATCCAGGGCCACGGGTTGGCGTGCATCGTGGAGGTGTCGCTGGACCGCCAGGGCGCCGAGCAGCTGGACGCGTTTGAAGCCCGCGCCGTGGCCGACCACGCCGTGCAGCAATGCTGGCGCGTATCGCCCGGGCCCGACTTTGTGCTGGTGGTGCATACACGGGACATGCCGGGCTACCTGGCGCTGTCGCAGCGCCTGTTCACGGGCGATGCGAATGTGCGCAACGTGAAGGCGTTTTTTGCGACCCGGCGGGCTAAATTTGATACAAAAGTGCCTGTAGCGCTTATTGCATAA
- the glmS gene encoding glutamine--fructose-6-phosphate transaminase (isomerizing) — MCGIVGAVSTRNIVPILVQGLQRLEYRGYDSCGVAVHASSLDATRAAGLQRARSTARVAELLEQVAADHVDGATGIAHTRWATHGAPLVHNAHPHFSHGTGEAGATPGQNEGSDPVKPGRVALVHNGIIENHEELRAALQARGYVFVSQTDTEVIAHLVDSLYNGDLFDAVQAAVAQLHGAYAIAVIHKDEPHRVVGARAGSPLILGVGKDGSEHFLASDAMALAGVTDQIVYLEEGDLVDLQLGRYWIVGKGESTRQALTAAQRPVRTVLAHSGAAELGPYRHYMQKEIFEQPRAIADTLEGVEGIVPELFDGAGQHGEPGAAAWRVFKDIDNVLILACGTSYYSGCAAKYWLEDIAGIPTQVEVASEYRYRTSVPNPRTLVVTISQSGETADTLAALRHAQSLGMLHTLTICNVATSAMVRECKLAYITRAGVEIGVASTKAFTTQLAGLFLLTLALAQSKGRLSEEQEAGHLKAMRHLPVALQAVLALEPQIISWSEDFARMENALFLGRGLHYPIALEGALKLKEISYIHAEAYPAGELKHGPLALVTSSMPVVTVAPNDALLEKLKSNMQEVRARAGVLYVLADADTHIESSEGIHVIRMPEHYGPLSPLLHVVPLQLLAYHTACARGTDVDKPRNLAKSVTVE; from the coding sequence ATGTGCGGCATCGTCGGCGCAGTCTCCACGCGCAACATCGTTCCCATCCTCGTGCAGGGCCTGCAGCGGCTCGAATACCGGGGCTATGACTCTTGTGGTGTGGCGGTGCATGCGTCCAGCCTGGACGCTACGCGCGCAGCAGGCCTGCAGCGCGCCCGCAGCACCGCCCGCGTGGCCGAGCTGCTGGAGCAAGTGGCGGCCGACCACGTTGACGGGGCCACCGGCATCGCCCACACCCGCTGGGCCACGCACGGTGCGCCGCTGGTGCACAACGCCCACCCCCACTTCAGCCACGGCACGGGCGAGGCGGGTGCCACACCCGGCCAGAACGAGGGAAGCGACCCGGTCAAGCCGGGTCGCGTAGCCCTGGTGCACAACGGCATCATCGAAAACCACGAAGAACTGCGCGCCGCCTTGCAGGCGCGCGGCTATGTGTTTGTGAGCCAGACAGACACCGAAGTCATTGCCCACTTGGTGGACAGCCTCTACAACGGCGATCTGTTTGATGCCGTGCAGGCCGCTGTGGCCCAGCTGCATGGCGCCTACGCCATCGCCGTCATCCACAAGGACGAGCCCCACCGCGTGGTCGGTGCGCGCGCGGGCTCGCCGCTGATCCTGGGTGTGGGCAAGGATGGCTCCGAGCACTTTCTGGCCAGCGACGCCATGGCACTGGCCGGTGTCACCGACCAGATCGTCTACCTGGAAGAAGGCGACCTGGTGGACCTGCAACTGGGTCGCTACTGGATCGTGGGCAAGGGCGAGAGCACCCGCCAGGCACTGACTGCCGCCCAGCGCCCGGTGCGCACCGTGCTGGCCCACAGCGGAGCGGCCGAGCTGGGGCCGTATCGCCACTACATGCAAAAGGAAATCTTCGAGCAGCCCCGCGCCATCGCCGACACGCTGGAAGGCGTGGAAGGCATCGTGCCCGAGCTGTTTGACGGCGCAGGCCAACACGGCGAGCCCGGCGCCGCCGCTTGGCGCGTCTTCAAGGACATCGACAACGTTCTCATCCTGGCCTGCGGCACCAGCTACTACAGCGGTTGCGCCGCCAAATACTGGCTCGAAGACATTGCAGGTATCCCCACCCAGGTGGAAGTGGCCAGCGAATACCGCTACCGCACCAGCGTGCCCAACCCGCGCACCCTGGTCGTCACCATCAGCCAAAGCGGCGAAACGGCCGACACCCTGGCCGCACTGCGCCACGCGCAGTCATTGGGCATGCTGCACACGCTCACCATCTGCAACGTGGCCACCAGCGCCATGGTGCGCGAATGCAAGCTGGCCTACATCACCCGCGCGGGTGTGGAGATCGGCGTGGCCAGCACCAAGGCCTTCACCACGCAACTGGCGGGCCTGTTTCTATTGACGCTGGCGCTGGCGCAAAGCAAGGGCCGCCTGAGTGAGGAGCAGGAGGCCGGCCACCTCAAGGCCATGCGTCACCTGCCTGTGGCCTTGCAGGCCGTGCTGGCGCTGGAGCCGCAGATCATCAGCTGGTCCGAAGATTTTGCGCGCATGGAAAACGCCCTGTTCCTGGGCCGGGGCCTGCACTACCCCATTGCGCTCGAAGGCGCCTTGAAACTCAAGGAAATCAGCTACATCCACGCCGAGGCCTACCCGGCGGGTGAACTCAAACACGGCCCCCTGGCGCTGGTCACCAGCAGCATGCCGGTGGTCACCGTGGCGCCCAACGACGCGCTGCTCGAAAAACTCAAAAGCAACATGCAGGAAGTGCGCGCCCGTGCCGGTGTGCTCTACGTGCTGGCTGACGCCGACACCCACATCGAAAGCAGCGAAGGCATCCACGTGATCCGCATGCCCGAACACTACGGCCCCTTGAGCCCGCTGCTGCATGTGGTGCCGCTGCAGTTGCTGGCGTATCACACGGCGTGTGCAAGGGGGACGGATGTTGATAAGCCCCGGAACCTCGCCAAATCGGTCACTGTGGAGTGA
- a CDS encoding nuclear transport factor 2 family protein: MTTHTESLLLDLEAQRCDAMKRGDFARLREILHPGLTHVHAKGQTDDYDSYFRSGGTHVDYQVIDRSELHVQVLGTCAVMTGRQLLVAVRKNGTGTVRIDSRVLQVWTQEDGGPWRQIAFQTTPLEMSIT, translated from the coding sequence ATGACCACCCACACCGAATCCCTGCTGCTGGACCTCGAAGCCCAGCGCTGCGACGCCATGAAACGTGGCGACTTTGCGCGCCTGCGCGAGATCCTGCACCCCGGCCTCACCCATGTGCATGCCAAGGGGCAGACCGACGACTACGACAGCTATTTCCGCTCCGGCGGCACGCATGTCGACTACCAGGTGATCGACCGGTCTGAGCTGCATGTGCAGGTGCTGGGCACCTGCGCCGTGATGACCGGCCGCCAATTGCTGGTAGCCGTGCGCAAGAACGGCACCGGCACCGTGCGCATCGACTCGCGCGTGCTGCAGGTATGGACGCAAGAGGACGGCGGCCCATGGCGGCAAATTGCGTTCCAGACCACACCGCTTGAGATGAGCATCACATGA
- a CDS encoding tripartite tricarboxylate transporter substrate-binding protein yields MPIPLNSRRGLLAATAAMAAATIARPAWPQAPAGMRKLFVGFPAGGTADSLGRALAQQLADASASYVVENKTGASGQLAADAVRLAIPDGGSLLLTPSSVMTLVPQLYKKPMYDTQRDFVPVACVCDHSFALAVNGTSPHTSVAAFMAWARANPSATTYATPGPGSGPHFLGTMMGRELGAPLVHVPYRGVVPGLQDLMGGQVACTFNPLPTMLEYHRAGRIRILAVTSPQRLASLPDVPTFAEAGHPNLQLVEWYGLFASAKVAAATTTRLGSEVRRAMASPEMLAAAKRLEVVPRYEDGAALARLVQQDQDRWRGLVASTGIQLD; encoded by the coding sequence ATGCCGATCCCACTCAATTCCCGGCGCGGCCTTCTGGCCGCCACCGCAGCCATGGCCGCCGCCACCATCGCCCGCCCGGCATGGCCACAGGCCCCAGCCGGCATGCGCAAGCTCTTCGTGGGCTTCCCTGCCGGGGGCACGGCGGACAGCCTGGGCCGCGCGCTGGCACAGCAACTGGCCGACGCCAGCGCCAGCTACGTGGTGGAGAACAAGACCGGTGCATCCGGTCAGTTGGCCGCCGATGCCGTGCGCCTGGCGATACCCGACGGTGGCAGCCTGCTGCTGACGCCCTCATCGGTGATGACGCTGGTGCCCCAGTTGTACAAGAAGCCGATGTACGACACGCAGCGCGACTTCGTGCCCGTGGCCTGCGTGTGCGACCACTCCTTTGCGCTGGCCGTGAACGGCACGTCGCCCCACACCAGCGTGGCCGCCTTCATGGCCTGGGCCAGGGCCAACCCCTCGGCCACGACCTACGCCACACCCGGCCCCGGCAGCGGCCCGCACTTTCTGGGCACCATGATGGGCCGTGAGCTGGGCGCGCCCCTGGTCCATGTGCCCTACCGCGGCGTGGTGCCCGGGCTGCAGGACCTGATGGGCGGCCAGGTGGCCTGCACCTTCAACCCACTGCCCACCATGCTGGAGTACCACCGCGCGGGACGCATCCGCATCCTGGCCGTGACCAGCCCGCAGCGGCTGGCCAGCTTGCCCGACGTACCCACCTTCGCCGAGGCAGGCCACCCCAACCTTCAGCTCGTGGAGTGGTATGGGCTGTTCGCATCCGCCAAGGTAGCGGCCGCCACCACCACCCGCCTGGGCAGCGAGGTGCGCCGCGCCATGGCGTCACCCGAGATGCTCGCCGCCGCCAAACGGCTGGAGGTGGTGCCCCGCTACGAGGATGGCGCTGCGCTGGCGCGGCTGGTGCAGCAGGACCAGGACCGCTGGCGCGGCCTGGTGGCCAGCACCGGCATCCAGCTCGACTGA
- a CDS encoding bifunctional 3-(3-hydroxy-phenyl)propionate/3-hydroxycinnamic acid hydroxylase, producing the protein MTRHTPSSVDVAIIGFGPVGASLAALLGQRGCRVAVFDKSEQIYPLPRAFALDHEAMRTFQQIGIAGALAAHITPYRPTIYRGADGQPIQHFDMGPAPYPLAWAPSYTFNQPALETALRAAVGALPNVQVHLGHEVTDVQEAHGGAALTVQAAGGSPREVHARYVVACDGGTSPARKRLGLRLKSLDFDEPWIVVDMHVNESVLARLPDTNIQYCNPARPCTYVVGPGTHRRWEFLLLPHEAEQREMPPDAIWQLLEPWIAPGEATIWRAATYRFHAVVLEQWRQGPVLLAGDSAHQMPPFLAQGMCQGLRDAANLAWKLDWVLKGHAGEELLDSYGTERGPQVEAITATVKRLGQIICERDPARARERDEHLRAQQGHQVRMQLRQSLLPGVHHGLIDRDEAPMGTPFPQPVCQSGTAGHELMMDDLLGHGFVLVLRDAPSAEQLVQWIDALQRLQAQVACIDTTARAVAGVQALHEADGILARWFGQHGCSAALVRPDHIVYGVAQGAAQTTDLLQRTCEHLAGQPATLH; encoded by the coding sequence ATGACCAGACACACCCCCTCTTCTGTAGACGTCGCCATCATCGGCTTCGGGCCCGTGGGCGCATCCCTGGCCGCCCTGCTGGGGCAGCGCGGGTGCCGCGTGGCGGTCTTTGACAAGTCCGAGCAGATCTACCCCCTGCCCCGCGCCTTCGCGCTGGACCATGAGGCCATGCGCACCTTCCAGCAGATCGGCATTGCCGGCGCGCTGGCGGCGCACATCACGCCCTACCGCCCCACCATCTACCGGGGCGCAGACGGCCAGCCCATCCAGCATTTCGACATGGGGCCTGCGCCCTACCCGCTGGCCTGGGCACCGTCGTATACCTTCAACCAGCCGGCGCTGGAGACCGCTCTGCGTGCGGCAGTGGGCGCACTGCCCAACGTGCAGGTGCATCTGGGCCACGAGGTCACCGATGTCCAGGAGGCGCATGGCGGCGCGGCGCTCACGGTGCAGGCAGCCGGCGGCAGTCCGCGCGAAGTGCATGCGCGCTATGTGGTGGCCTGCGACGGCGGCACCAGCCCTGCCCGCAAGCGCCTGGGCCTGCGCCTCAAGAGCCTGGACTTCGACGAACCCTGGATCGTGGTGGACATGCATGTGAACGAATCCGTGCTGGCCCGGCTGCCCGACACCAACATCCAGTACTGCAACCCGGCACGGCCCTGCACCTATGTCGTCGGGCCGGGCACGCACCGGCGCTGGGAGTTTTTGCTGCTGCCGCACGAGGCCGAGCAGCGCGAGATGCCGCCCGACGCCATCTGGCAACTGCTGGAGCCATGGATTGCCCCCGGGGAGGCCACCATCTGGCGCGCCGCCACCTACCGCTTCCACGCCGTGGTGCTGGAGCAGTGGCGCCAGGGCCCGGTGCTGCTGGCGGGCGACAGCGCCCACCAGATGCCGCCCTTTCTGGCCCAGGGCATGTGCCAGGGCCTGCGCGATGCCGCCAACCTGGCGTGGAAGCTCGACTGGGTGCTCAAGGGCCATGCGGGTGAGGAATTGCTGGACAGCTACGGCACCGAGCGCGGCCCGCAGGTGGAGGCGATCACCGCCACCGTCAAGCGCCTGGGGCAGATCATCTGCGAGCGCGACCCGGCCCGTGCCCGCGAGCGCGACGAGCACCTGCGCGCCCAGCAGGGCCACCAGGTGCGGATGCAGCTGCGCCAAAGCCTGTTGCCCGGGGTGCACCATGGCCTCATCGACCGCGATGAAGCACCGATGGGAACACCGTTCCCGCAGCCGGTCTGTCAATCCGGCACGGCAGGCCATGAACTAATGATGGACGACCTGCTGGGGCACGGTTTCGTACTGGTCCTGCGCGATGCGCCCTCGGCAGAACAGTTGGTGCAATGGATCGACGCGCTGCAGCGCTTGCAGGCGCAGGTGGCGTGCATCGACACCACCGCGCGCGCGGTGGCCGGCGTGCAGGCATTGCATGAGGCCGACGGCATCCTTGCGCGCTGGTTCGGCCAGCACGGATGCAGCGCAGCCCTGGTGCGACCCGACCACATCGTCTACGGCGTTGCGCAGGGGGCGGCGCAGACCACCGACCTGCTGCAGCGCACCTGCGAGCACCTGGCAGGGCAGCCCGCCACACTGCACTGA
- a CDS encoding alcohol dehydrogenase catalytic domain-containing protein → MSMMKAARLHQVGAPMAIEQLPIPQPAANDVQVRVRACGIVPNLGNILANWTTWFPELPLPPLPAVFGLDPAGEVTAVGSHVHAWKPGDRVYVNPSLYCGGCRACRNGDLINCTHYAFSGYFGFSQNSLKLYENYPNGGLAEYMIAPQYALVKLPDNVGFNEAARFGYLGTMYSAMRKAGVGPGKSVLINGISGTLGIGGALFGLAMGATRILGTGRNQELLDRVKALAPGRIEVFSNADGGAIDTWVKSRTEGLGVDAFFDALGPGASHDALQQGVRALKRGGRAYNIGAIAGMVGMDLHTMMDEQQSIEGSAWFTAGEGQDIADMAEAGTLDLSVFEHVCYPLDRINEAISGIAGRNGGFSNFVINP, encoded by the coding sequence ATGTCGATGATGAAAGCGGCCCGCCTGCACCAGGTCGGCGCCCCCATGGCGATCGAGCAATTGCCCATCCCCCAGCCAGCGGCCAACGACGTGCAGGTGCGTGTCAGGGCCTGCGGCATCGTGCCCAACCTGGGCAACATATTGGCCAACTGGACCACCTGGTTTCCCGAGCTGCCGCTGCCCCCGCTGCCGGCCGTGTTCGGGCTGGATCCCGCGGGAGAAGTGACGGCAGTAGGCTCCCACGTGCATGCCTGGAAGCCGGGCGACCGCGTGTACGTGAACCCCAGTCTGTACTGCGGCGGCTGCCGCGCCTGCCGCAACGGCGACCTGATCAACTGCACGCACTATGCGTTCAGCGGCTACTTCGGTTTCTCGCAGAACTCGCTCAAGCTCTATGAGAACTACCCCAACGGCGGGCTGGCCGAGTACATGATCGCCCCGCAATACGCGCTGGTGAAGCTGCCTGACAACGTAGGCTTCAACGAGGCGGCGCGCTTCGGCTACCTGGGCACCATGTACTCTGCCATGCGCAAGGCAGGCGTGGGGCCGGGCAAGAGCGTGCTCATCAACGGCATCAGCGGCACGCTGGGCATCGGCGGCGCACTGTTCGGGCTGGCCATGGGGGCCACTCGCATCCTGGGCACTGGCCGCAACCAGGAACTGCTGGACCGCGTCAAGGCGCTCGCGCCCGGCCGCATCGAGGTGTTCTCTAATGCCGATGGCGGCGCCATCGATACCTGGGTGAAGTCGCGCACCGAGGGCCTGGGGGTCGATGCCTTCTTCGACGCGCTGGGCCCCGGCGCCTCGCACGATGCGCTGCAGCAGGGTGTGCGCGCCCTCAAGCGCGGCGGGCGGGCCTACAACATTGGCGCCATTGCTGGCATGGTGGGCATGGACCTGCACACCATGATGGACGAGCAGCAATCCATCGAAGGCTCGGCCTGGTTCACCGCAGGCGAGGGCCAGGACATTGCGGACATGGCCGAGGCGGGAACGCTCGACCTGTCGGTCTTCGAGCATGTGTGCTATCCGCTGGACCGTATCA